CTTTTATAGCATATATACAAACGGCCTCTAACCACATGCCTTTTACGGTACCAGATGAACAAGAAAGCTATAAGCCTTTAAATGAAAATGAGGTTAGCGATGCTTTGTTAGAAAAGTCTGGTTTTAAATCTGTAGCACAGTTAAATGCATTAAGATATTTAGATTTTAATATTGGTAAATTTTTAGAAAGAGCTAAAAATTCTGGCTATTATGATAATACTATTTTCGCTTTTTTTGGCGATCATAACACGGCTATGAAACGAACCGAAAATTTTACCAAAGAATATGATTTAAATATTCAATTACAACATGTACCTTTCTTTATAAATGCACCTAACTTTGTTAAAACAGGTACAATGACTAAGAATGGAAAATTAATAGATTTGTTTCCAACCATTGCTAGTTTGGCTAAAGTAAATCATACAAATTATACACTTGGTAATAATTTACTAGATTCTCTTCCTAAAAATACGGCTTCTTTTGTTTATCTTAAAAGTAAAGGAGAACCTACTGTTGGTTTAATTCAAGATAGCTTATATTACTCTAAAACCAATATTAGTAAAACAACTGGTTTGTATAATTTAAATACTAAAGAGGTAAAAGATATTCAGAATGAACATCCATTAATTTCAAAGAAGATGGATAGTTTATTATCTGCCTATTATCACTCTACAAAATATTTATACTTAAATAATAAAAAGAAGAAACAATAATATTGTTTTCTGTTGATTAAAAAACCAACTTTAAATAAAGCTGAATTATTAATACTAAAGGTAATTTGGCTTTATTTAATTAGTTTGAGAATTAAGAACAAACCTTAATTTTAATTTAAGAAAGTTAACTTTTTAATCTACTGGATAAATAGTTTCTTGTCTACCTTCTTAAAAAAGAAGTAATAGATATTTGCAAAAGTAACTCCTACAATAATTCCTACAGAAATATCAATAGGAAAATGTACGCCTAAATACAATCTACTATAAGCAAAAATTAAGGGCCAAAATAAAACAAAATAAATGTATTTGTATTTATCTCTTAAAAGCAATACTACAAATACAGAAAAGAATGTAGATGTTGTTGCGTGACCAGACATAAAACTATAACTCTGAGGGTTAATGAGCGTTCTTAATAAGTGTTTTATTTCTGGATCGTTATTAGGACGTAAACGTTGTACCGAATTTTT
The nucleotide sequence above comes from Polaribacter butkevichii. Encoded proteins:
- a CDS encoding phosphatase PAP2 family protein; the protein is MENNLLESIIHFDKNLLVFLNNLGSEQWDPFWLVITNQLYWSPLFLFIFYLTIKAFGWKRGGVMILSMILLVAFSDQFTNLIKNSVQRLRPNNDPEIKHLLRTLINPQSYSFMSGHATTSTFFSVFVVLLLRDKYKYIYFVLFWPLIFAYSRLYLGVHFPIDISVGIIVGVTFANIYYFFFKKVDKKLFIQ